The proteins below are encoded in one region of Manis pentadactyla isolate mManPen7 chromosome 2, mManPen7.hap1, whole genome shotgun sequence:
- the MFSD9 gene encoding major facilitator superfamily domain-containing protein 9 isoform X2 produces MVVPLLSLHVKSLGASPTIAGIIGSSYGILQLFSSTLVGCWSDVVGRRSSLLACILLSALGYLILGASTSVFLFALARVPVGIFKHTQTISRALLSDLVSEKERPLVMGKLNTASGVGFILGPVVGGYLTELDGGFYLTAFICSSVFILNAGLVWLFPWSEVQLTPANSGQRLGKNSALLGKTNCELQEAVATRERAASVKTTRPPWMEVLLMLQDMKSLVFSAMWDLFLVRLLMAVAVMLYYSNFVLALEERFGVRPKMTGYLISYSSALGALAGFALGPIMRLYKHDTHAILLHSSVLTCLLLLLYATAHTMAAVILSATLLTFSTAVGRTCITDLQLTVGGAQASGTLIGVGQSVTAVGRIIAPLLSGVAQEFSPCGPPSLGVALALGAIFIMLLHRPRYGGDGSDKIKSE; encoded by the exons GGCTGCTGGAGCGATGTGGTGGGAAGGCGGTCTTCCTTGCTGGCATGCATTCTGCTCAGCGCCCTGGGTTATCTTATTCTTGGAGCATCTACCAGTGTGTTCCTGTTTGCCCTTGCTAGAGTCCCTGTGG GCAtttttaaacacacacagaccATCTCGAGGGCTCTGCTGTCTGATCTGGTTTCTGAGAAGGAACGGCCACTAGTGATGGGAAAGCTCAACACGGCATCTGGTGTGGGCTTCATCCTGGGCCCCGTGGTTGGCGGATATCTTACAGAGCTAGACGGCGGGTTTTATCTCACAGCCTTCATCTGTTCTTCTGTCTTCATTCTCAATGCTG GGCTTGTTTGGCTCTTTCCATGGAGTGAAGTACAGCTCACCCCTGCAAACAGCGGCCAGCGGCTGGGTAAGAACTCTGCGCTTTTGGGAAAGACCAACTGTGAACTGCAGGAAGCAGTAGCCACGCGGGAGAGGGCGGCGAGCGTGAAGACCACTAGGCCGCCCTGGATGGAAGTCCTGTTGATGCTGCAGGACATGAAGAGCCTGGTATTTTCTGCAATGTGGGACCTATTTCTCGTGCGCTTGCTCATGGCTGTGGCTGTCATGCTGTACTACAGTAACTTTGTCCTGGCCCTGGAGGAGCGCTTTGGGGTGCGGCCTAAGATGACGGGCTACCTCATCAGTTACAGCAGCGCCCTGGGGGCCCTGGCTGGATTTGCCCTGGGGCCCATCATGCGGCTGTACAAGCATGACACCCACGCCATCCTGCTGCACTCCAGTGTGCTCACCTGCCTGCTTCTGCTGCTCTACGCCACAGCGCACACCATGGCTGCTGTCATCCTATCTGCCACCCTCCTGACTTTCTCTACTGCGGTGGGCAGGACCTGCATCACAGACCTCCAGCTGACCGTGGGCGGCGCCCAGGCCAGTGGCACTCTCATCGGCGTGGGGCAGTCTGTGACAGCGGTGGGCCGGATCATCGCCCCCCTCCTCTCGGGGGTCGCCCAGGAGTTTAGCCCTTGTGGCCCCCCAAGTCTGGGGGTTGCCTTAGCCTTAGGGGCTATTTTCATAATGTTGCTACACAGACCTCGCTATGGTGGTGATGggagtgacaaaataaaaagcgAGTAG